The following proteins are co-located in the Elusimicrobiota bacterium genome:
- a CDS encoding type II toxin-antitoxin system RelE/ParE family toxin, whose translation MSSYRVEYGKLASTQIHALLQYLAEQASTKIASQYVDGLIAFCDSLDRLPHRFKCRDDIRPGLHLANYESHVVAYRVDDKAMRVDVLAIYHRRQNYEVYF comes from the coding sequence GTGAGCAGCTACCGGGTCGAATACGGCAAGCTGGCCAGCACCCAGATCCACGCGCTTCTCCAGTACCTGGCGGAGCAGGCCAGCACGAAGATTGCCAGCCAGTACGTGGATGGTCTGATCGCTTTTTGCGACAGCCTGGACAGGCTCCCGCACCGCTTCAAGTGTCGGGACGATATTCGCCCTGGCCTTCACCTGGCCAATTACGAAAGCCACGTCGTGGCCTATCGCGTGGACGACAAGGCCATGCGGGTGGACGTTCTCGCGATCTACCACCGCCGACAGAACTACGAAGTGTATTTCTAA
- a CDS encoding type II toxin-antitoxin system ParD family antitoxin — translation MRTTKQLSITLPIEMAELVTLKVQQGQYATESEVLRDGVRALFARDEAIERWLQTEVAGAYDALQADPSQGVSSAELRQSLAEATARLDRRNKNVA, via the coding sequence ATGCGGACCACGAAACAGCTTTCCATTACTTTGCCGATCGAGATGGCCGAACTGGTCACGCTCAAGGTCCAGCAGGGCCAGTACGCGACCGAGAGCGAGGTGTTGCGGGATGGTGTGCGAGCCTTGTTCGCCCGTGATGAGGCGATCGAGCGTTGGCTGCAGACGGAAGTTGCCGGCGCCTACGACGCCCTGCAGGCTGATCCTTCGCAAGGGGTGAGTTCAGCGGAGCTTCGCCAAAGCCTGGCCGAGGCGACGGCCCGCCTTGATCGTCGGAACAAGAACGTCGCGTGA